The genome window AATGAGATCGTTATCTGAAGGGGAGAATGAGGACAGTGTAGATGATTATGATAATGTGGCTATTGCTAGTTTTATCAAGGTTAGGAGTAGACATGCCACTACTCAAGTGCCAACTCCTAAGAGACCTATCAATAGGTTGCAGAAGAAGGAAGAATTTGAGTCAGTTTTAAGGAAACGAAGAAGAGGAGATTGGTGAAAGATGGAAAGGTTGTAAATGAGAAGGTAGTGCCTCATGCACTAGTCGTTGATGTTGATGATGAGGTagaagaggaacctggttccttggtTCGTAAGTCTTCAAAGAAACTTACTATTCCAAAGTCCAAAAGGGAGTCATCTGTGAGTGAAATTGACTTGAGCAAGGTTGaggatgaaaaatcttgtgaaAAGGTAGTTGAGGAATCTGGGGAACAAGTGATAGAAGAATCAGTTGAAAAAGTGTCTACGAAAAAGGTGTCTGGGAAATCTGCTGAGAAAGGAAAGAGTGCTCGCACA of Nicotiana tomentosiformis chromosome 7, ASM39032v3, whole genome shotgun sequence contains these proteins:
- the LOC138895451 gene encoding uncharacterized protein; translation: MSDNQETQNVPSVILTVSSPVETSVPDSTTGAPTEGPDPSTQEEPTLGENEDSVDDYDNVAIASFIKETKKRRLVKDGKVVNEKVVPHALVVDVDDEVEEEPGSLVRKSSKKLTIPKSKRESSVSEIDLSKVEDEKSCEKVVEESGEQVIEESVEKVSTKKVSGKSAEKGKSARTSVKRKGDASEEPGSSKKTKIDDTQDASKEKLKNQKVLWGHTFALDILDMAGMRQLVEICEFQ